Genomic DNA from Alosa alosa isolate M-15738 ecotype Scorff River chromosome 6, AALO_Geno_1.1, whole genome shotgun sequence:
TAAACAGGCTTATTgattaaaataacatttgatccAGTGGACCAAAACGGGAAATGTTACATGGAGCCAAAATgcgaaaataatattttaacattCTTATTTTGCCGGGgtgatggggtcaggtggggcgtgaaaattccccacctccaaagtggggaGTGATGCAAAAAGTTTGAGACCACTGACATATAACAAAATATTTCTTCCTATTCCCTTCCTTGGGCCTCTCCCATATGCCCCAGTTATATGCCCATTTTTCCTCCACTTTAGTTTTTACTCTCCAACTCGCTCACTCTTTTGGTGAGCTCTTCGATCGTGGCCTTCAGCTCTTTCACCTCAGCCTGCAGGGCCTGAACTCCCTAtaagagagaagtgagagagagagagagatcaatgtCACATGAAGCCATGAACCAATAGAGTTTATTGACCCTCTGAATTTCCGATGGTCACCAAAGAAACACAGACCTTCAGTACAATTAGCTTGTTAAATTAAACTGACACAGGCAGAATTATGAATTACACCGGAGTGTTCTTACCGAGTCACTTCCAGAATTGGAGGAGGTGGAAACTGTGGTTGCCATCAGGCTCTTGATCACTTTGAACTCTTTGGGCTTGCTGGCCACATACCCATCCTTCAAGGAAATCAAGATTGGCTGGCCATCCTTGCCATTAAACCAATCATCGGCTTCCACAGAGGGTTCTGGACCAATGGTGTCCGGAAACAGATCCTCTTGGAACAAATCCGACTGAGTAGgaagaaaaatgtgtttgtgaaaCAAGAAACACGAGGGAGGGGAAAGCAAATTGAATTCTTATGAATTCTTCATAATGAGCCAGGTGACAAACCGAATAACAGCACTATGGCTGCAAAAAGACATAATTTACTGTGTGGTTCAAAATGTCACTTTAGCAGATGTACCTTGCGGGGAACAGTCATAACGATGGGTTCACATTTCCGCTCATGAAGCTTATAGAATCTGAAAAAAAGGATAGAGaggatagacagatagagaatataaaatatttagCATAATACAAACTTAAACGTCTtgaaatataatgaaataaaaccatgtgtCTGTATCTTTACCTGGCAATCTCGCATTTGTTGACCTCCAGACCTCTTTTGGGCATATAGCCCATGCCCTTCTGGCTCTCTTTGCTGCTGTACATGGAGAGGTAGTGGACATAGGGAGCCTCGTCAGTCACCTCAAAGTAGCGGATGCTACTGTCTCCCTGCAAACCCAGACCCCAACCAAACCCAGAAGATCcaattatcaacaatggcaAAAGAATAAGTGAGCAATATATGCCACTATGTAGTGTATGCTAGTTTAATATACATCGCAGGGATGCAAAATGAAACTAGTGCAGGTCACAagcacagagaggaggaagggccGTGTGTGCTGCAGCAAAGCTGTTGGGTAGCTGTAATCTGTAGATCAGGTATGCTTACAAACACGCTTGGAAACATCCTTTTCTCTCATCTAATGCATGGGATTAGTCAATGGCCTGCTTAGCATTTGGACTGGGCTGTttaagtgactgtgtgtgtgtgtgtgtgtgtgtgtgtgtgtgtgtgtgtgtgtgtgtgtgtgtgtgtgtgtgtgtgtgtgtgtgtgtgtgtagaacatgTGTAACAGTTGGACTACTGACCTttccacacagatacacaacgCCGGTGTCAGGGTCAAAGAAAGGCAGAAGCACTCCACTGCTTGTGTCCAGCTCCTGAAGGGTGAGGGCTTCCGAGAAATtactctgaaaataaaacacccaTCGCCATGGTTACTGTATCATGTGcctaagtacacacacacaaatacacactagaCTCATATAGGGTCTTTTAGGGCCTTATAAGGTACTCACCGGGTCCCACAGAGCCACTTGTCGTTCGCTCATTCGGCTGAAACCAGTGGTCAAGATCTTCCCATCGTTTACATATATGGCCCTGACAGGTCTGGAGCCCTCATGCGGCTTATCCTTCTCCTGAGGGAGCAAGGGACATGCATTTAAAACAACTGGCATGCCTGATCGGATGCATGTCATATTTGACTATATGATGACTTTGACTATCATGTTCTTTTAGGCATTGTTTACACTAAACAGCTATCTCATTCTTTAGCCAAAACAACACGTACACcaaactgtgtgcatgtgctgttTTGTATGCAATATAAAACATACTGCATGTCATTCACTGGAACATCACTAGATAGTGGGAGCAGCAGAGCACTAGAATTAGGGAATGAGagacaggatggagagaggaagagagcagagTTGAGGTGCCCATACAGAGATGACGGTGGCCTTGCGCGGGTCAAGCACACGGATCTTCTTGTCCTTGCAGGAGGTGAGGATCTGTGTGCCGTCCCTGTTCCAGCAGGCGCTGTAGATGACGTCCGTGTGCTGGGTCTCCATCCGCACAACCGCCTCTCCGCGGGCCACATTCCACAGGATCACCACATTATCACAGCCTGGACATAGTAGAGCAGAGGTGGAGCAGAGATGGTCAGCAGCAAATTCAAGTTCAGGCACATTATATTTAGGGGCCAGACCTTTTAGTGACTTACAGACAGTGTGTACAACTTTGAATTCAATTCTGTATCAAACTGAGAGCCCATGCAAAGGTCATGGTAGATAAAGCAGCCAAGAAAGGCAGGATATAGAATGAGGTATAGAGTATTCATGTTGCAGTCGATATGAGAGAGTTGCTCACTAGATGGTGCCATATTCCCAACATTTGGGAATTGACCAATATTTACTGTGGCACTGTGTCCACGTGGGTACCATAGAGTGtagaaatgtacagtatgtatatatgATTCTacgtgtgtctgcatgcatgtctgtgtacatgcatgagtctgtgtgtgtgtttgtgggcggGGTGGCAGGATGCTCACTAAAAGTCGCTCTGGAAAAGAGTGTCAGATAGATAGAAATAATGTAAAcaatgtgtttgcgtgtgtgtgtgtgtgtgtgtgtgtgtgttacctgcacTCATCAGCACATTGTGGGCGGTGGGGTGCCAGCTGAGGATGCCCACACGCTTGGAGTGGCCCTCGAGTTTCACCAGCGGTGTGGTCAGAGATGAGACCAGGCCGCTGTCGGGAATCTCCCAGATCTGCGACACAAACTCTGCAGTCTTAATGTATGTCTACAATACACAACTGCAGCAGCACCACTCGCTGGAGACCACATATGTCACAGACAGCCCTCAGATCAGATATGTCGCAAACAACCCTCATGTGAGTGCACAGGAAGTGAACAGAAAGCTTCATTTGGAGAGTGCAAGTGGTCAGTGTATTAAGACATAGAACACAGAGTTGCTCAGAAACAGATGTATTTCTCTACAACATGCTTTGTTCCGCAGATTTTGACCACAACAAAAAATGTGAGATAATAATTACAAAAGTAAACCTATAGCTGTTTCTTTACCCGGAACAGAAATTACTCTGTCAGAACAGTGATTTCTAAGTATTGAATGAAACTGTATGATTTTTCAGCTTTTTGTCAGCTTGGACTCAAGCATATTAAAACATGGTGGTATACCCATGGATACAACATGAATGATCACGTAATCAAACTGGTGAGAATGAGAACAGGGAGAACTATAAAAGCAATAACTTCTCCCATGCTTCTCCCTGCCTGGGAAAATTGAGTAAAAGGTCATGACCTCTCACCATAACACTACAGTCTTCTGAGCCACTAGCAATGATGTTGTCGTTGTGCGGACACCATTCAATATCCAGGACTGGTCCAGTGTGGCCACAAACATTGGGATAGGACATGTCAATGCGGCCAGTCtggaaaagaggaaagagaaggacaTGAAGACTGGCTGAAAGAGGAAGGACAAGGGTTGGGTTATTTGCATTAGTTACAACAGGCCACCAGATCCTTCACTAAATGTCTAAATACATGTCTTAAACATATGCCAATACATGGTCTTAAAATGTGCCATGTACTATCATGCTATGCTCAGAATAATCTCTTGCAGGGTaagattattttatatgcatTACTATATAGCAATCTAGCAATACATGACTTTTCAAACATATAAAAGAATACACTCAATATTTTACAGTGAGCAGAAATTTGGTCATAGGTCAACTCAAAGAAGGATAGtcggagagaaggaaggagggattCTGCAGGGTTAGATGAGAGGAACTGAGTCAGCTGATGTCAATTTTGTAGCTATGCCTCCAATTACCCTTAATGGCCGCTAACTCTGTTAGTGTAGAGAAAACTGTAAGGCAGGGGGGCAGGGATCCCACTAAAAACTCTGAATGCAGAAAGTCCCCATGCCCCTCTGTTCAGATCCATCTGCCCTGTCTGGCCAATTCTACACACTCACTAAAAAGGAATATCAACAGTAGAGTAGTAATAATGGCAGCATTACAATGGCGTCTGATACTTCCTTGTCAATACAAGCAATTTAATGTgagatttatttacaaatgaatCTAATGTGTTGACTTTCATATGTTTGAGGAAGCATGCAGATTCCTCTAAGCTGCCTGTGAAAACAGTGATATTTCGCATGAGACATTTATATGTACCGGTAAACATATCATGCATCTGTGTTTTATTATCACAACAAAGACAACTCTTAAAACCAAGCAACACATCAGTGCCCTCATTTGAGTCACACTCCACTGTTCAGTGGGAAACAATGTGCCATTGACTGCTCTGCCCTCAAacaacacagacaggcagagtttTTGTAACCTCTGAAGGGCGAAAGGGTGCATTTTGACACTTGCAGTCATTCTTGTAAAGAGGTCATAACATGCTTTTTGTAAATTCATAATTAGTAAATCTGTTCTTTTGACTACATTCAACAGACAGGATTGAGAATTTCCGTGCCTAATCTACTGTGCAAATCTTTACATGACACATTAAGCATGTGCAGTGACTGTCAAAGTAACACTTTGCTTTAACTCATTCAGTATCCATGAAgcaatataaaaatcatagtGACTGACACTCATACAGTGTTATGATGCTGTAGTAAAAGCTAGACtcaaattatatttatatatattatatattatattattatattttctattatattattataaaagaTTGAGTGAAGTCACAAATGGCTCCATTAAGAGCATTTGGTGGCTAAACAGCATTTAATGTATAGAAAAGGGTGTCATCAATGCCCCTTATCAAAAGGTAAAAGAATCTTTATTACACATCCTGATACTTCAATCTGTTAGTGCTTGTAACATCATAACACTTTGATTAGTAATGATTTCATCAATCAATCATTAAGTATGCGGTATTATGAATATTTACTAACCCCTTATTAATATGTCTATAATGTTTTATGCATACAGGGTTTAAGTAAATGTATCtgttatttaaattatattactgCTTAAGTTAACATTACTGATTAGCTTGAAGTATTTCAAATTGCAGTTTTTGACTTCAGAACATGCAGCTGTCAttctttttgtcatttttgtctgtgtgtgtctttctttcgATCAGTCCCTTGCCACATCCTGTGTAGACGAACTGACAGAGAAGCACTCCAAATATGGCAAAGAAACACGATGTGACAAGAGATCAGGGCAAGAGGTAGAGTGACGTTGCTCTAACGAAACAACGAATGGGGAA
This window encodes:
- the coro1a gene encoding coronin-1A, with amino-acid sequence MSQRVVRASKFRHVFGKALKADQCYDDIRISQMTWDSNFCTVNPKFVAMIVDASGGGAFIVLPLTKTGRIDMSYPNVCGHTGPVLDIEWCPHNDNIIASGSEDCSVMIWEIPDSGLVSSLTTPLVKLEGHSKRVGILSWHPTAHNVLMSAGCDNVVILWNVARGEAVVRMETQHTDVIYSACWNRDGTQILTSCKDKKIRVLDPRKATVISEKDKPHEGSRPVRAIYVNDGKILTTGFSRMSERQVALWDPSNFSEALTLQELDTSSGVLLPFFDPDTGVVYLCGKGDSSIRYFEVTDEAPYVHYLSMYSSKESQKGMGYMPKRGLEVNKCEIARFYKLHERKCEPIVMTVPRKSDLFQEDLFPDTIGPEPSVEADDWFNGKDGQPILISLKDGYVASKPKEFKVIKSLMATTVSTSSNSGSDSGVQALQAEVKELKATIEELTKRVSELESKN